TAGATCGAGAAGAAATGAGAAATTTAAGTAAGAAGAATGTCCACATTCATTCATCTTAGCTATATATACTAGTACCATATATTAACAAATCACTGTCACAAAATTCCAAATGACCTTTGATAATAGATAATATACAAGTGTGATGATGATGCCAAACTAGCAACAGATCATGGAAAtctaataaactaaaaagaaagtCATAGTTGATCACACTATGCAAAAGTATTCATGTCAGGagcaaatttttaacaaaacctTCACATTTTGCAGTTAATACTAAGATTTAGGCTCATTACAAGTCAATTTACTTGTCAATCAGTTGTTGAGGAAAAAGAAACTACTTCCATCTAGAATGATACAGGAATTTATCATGAAAAGCCCCATCAAGCAAAATCTAGTAATATAATTAAGCATGGAGATGGTTCAGCATAGGCTAATTCACAACctacaaaattataaatgaaCAATAACTGATTACCATAAAGTCAAGCTTTAAACATAAATACCATAAAATGGCATCAATTAAGCCGCAAATCCACAAAATCTACTACCTTCAGAGGAAGGTTACACACAGAATCCAACATCTGCCAAACGATGAAAGCAGACAAGCTCCATTTGTTTCTGCATCTTCTCACTGACTTAACCCAAACGAGGGGAACTCATCCCACCCAAAAGCAATTGTAGATGAAATTGCTTTGCTCATAACATGCAGTCTGTCCTTGCTGGCAACCTCCGGAAGAAATTCAACGGAACTGAAGGAAGCTTATGACGAAACCTTGGATGTCTCAACATATAAAATCCAGTGAGAAGGGCCACAACTTGGAATGGTGTAACATAGAGGACAATAGCAGCAACCAGACAGAAAATCACAAACAAAGCTGTTGCTCTTGGATCACGCCAGCTCAGCAAAGATTGTAGCCTCTCCCCTTGAGTGGCCAAGTCACCTACCACTGTCTGAATCCTCCCGGCAATACTTCTCAACCGATCATATCGCATCCTTACAATGTCAGAAGGCCGGGAAGTTGGAAACGTATCAAATTCTTCATCAAGTTCATCGGGATGTGCATTATCTGCATGAGAAAGACGAGTGTCCATGTGGGGAGGATGCCTTGGCCTCCATCGGTAATACCAAACCCCAATCAAGAAAAGGTATAGAAAAATTGTGGGTAAGATGAGCTCAGGGTACATGACCAGTATTATAAACAAGATATGAATCAATACGGTTGTGATGGGGTTTTTCCAGTTGCAAATCTGATCAAACCATTTTCCTACAGCAATTAAGCCACTCAAAACTCCCATAATCCTGAAAAAGTTTGCTTTGCTCCTTCTCATACTCCACATATGGGAGCCCACATCCAACATATACTCCACCACCTCTTTCCTCAGCGGTGGCTCAGCCCGGCTCAATCTCATCGATACAATTTGAGTTGCCTGATGCCTCAAGCTATCAAGCTGTGTAACAGTTAATGGATAAATATAGTGCATTTTAGGCAAAAGTGGATGCGAGTACATGTGCATCATATTAAGTAACGAGGAGCAAGTAAACCTCACAGCCAAATGAATTTCACCCATCTTCTTCATCCCATTCGGGAGTAGAACTAGAAGCGGATACGAGTGTGTGTAAACCCGATCTGTTTCAAGGGTAGAAAGACGAATCCTTACCTTCCCAATTCTTAAATCCTTAGCCGCCACGGCCTTATCTCCTCCATGCAAATGACAGTTATCAAACACCCCAATTGTTATGACCGTACAAGGATCATATACTTCCCAAGTATATTGCTCATTCCACTTGGGTGTAAAACTGTCGATAATAGTCCTTGTCCTAACCCACTTTTGACCATATTTTGCCACACAATAAGAATCTGTCGTTCCATGCCCATCTTTTGTCTTCATTGGCATCAGGCCCTGAGCATTTAAAATCCCCAGTTCCAGTACCCCAATGCTGGTCTTCCACAACTGTTTCGCTGTCGGTCGAAGGTCACTGCTATAGTGAGTTGATTCATCCAGGACATGGTAACCACCTTCCAAGCAGATCCTCATATGAATCCGGCTGGAAAATTtgctttccttcttcttctggTCCCCATCTacaataaaatgtttttcaagatGAAACCACTTACTGTTCACAGGTCTATGATCCAACCTCCTGTCCACATGCTGCAAAAGAATTGCACACTTCCCCAGAACTTCATCCTTGTTCGGTGCAACTCTGTCCTCTACACTTAATACCAGGGGTTCCTCAAATGGTTCCGCTGCTACAAACATTAAATCCTCGTTCCACATAGGATTAATAGTCCTGCTTGGAGAAATCCTGGTTCTTAAAGCCTGATTCCCCAGGACAGCCTTAACAAACACTTCCGGGAACCTACCCTGATTCCCTGGTTGCAAATCCTGAGCTTCAATTACATTGACCCTCAAATACCAAAGCTTAGGAGAGAGGTATACCTTCGAACGAATATTAGCAAGACCATCAGTTCCGCTAACTCCCGCTGCGTCTGAATTCCATGCTTCCGGAAATGCTTCATCAGCTTGAGTACCCATCCAAACAGCCAACATCAGCTCCCCCCTAACCTTATCCCCCTTCTTATCCTCCAACCTATACCACTGAGGTGCCAATGGACTATCCGGGGGAACCCGTTTTGGAATCTCATTCATATCAAACCAAACCCGACCAATGAAATCATCCTTTACCAAATCCTTATCTTTGACAAATACGTCAAGCACTGAAGACTGAATCCGATCTCTCGAAAAAGCAAACACCTGGTTCCACTCGGGATTTGTCTTCTTCTCAAAATGCCGAGTTGTACCCTTGTAGTTTCCGAGCTTTACCTCCACGTAAGGGTCACAACTACCTGTGACATCTTTTGCGGGCAACTCCTTGGCCTTGACAACTCGTACATAGAGATATTGCATCTGTTCAACGAGGTCATAGGTGCTCGTGTGCTTGTCACCGGAGACCTTTCCCCCCCCAAGATGGGGATTGGTCTCCTTCAACAAGAAGTCCTCTGGTGGAGGCCTCTGCATCTTCTGTGTTCAAAGCAGAGACACCCAAATGGAAAGAACTGATGCCGAAGTTGAAGAGCTAGATGTTATAGAAGAAGGGCCTGAGTTTATAATAATTCAAAGGTTCCCAGAAACCTAAAACATCGGAAAAAACAGAGTCAAGTAGCCGttgtacaatattaaaataagtTACCTAAACATTCGGAAAACTCAAAAACAGGATAATAATagcaataaaaaatttgaatggggagaaaaaagatgaaatatTCAAAGCAAAACAATACGATagataagagagagaaacaaaaaatgagaaaataaaggctttttaaaatttgattttaagaaCTGGAAACGACAACAGATAAAAAGTAAAACGTAGAGTAGTCGCTAAGAAGCCCAGATCTTTTGGCACAAGAAAAATTCTTGAAGGTTTAAAAGGTAGAGAATGACCTTAGGAACCTCGGATCTAAATGTTCGGAACCAGTAAGAAGCAACACCGGAAAGAAACAGGGTCACAAACCACGAATAGCATAATCAAGTCTATACTTTTTAGATCGAAGTGCAGAAGAAAGAGACGCTCAAATGCcgtgtttggttgccgagaaaaccCGGAAAACCCGACAAAGCAAGCGtgggaaaataatttttttttaattaaaaaaataaaaaccgcTTGAATCCTGGTTCTTTTCATTTAATGCAGACTCTAGAAAAGGAACAGACCGACACTCAACTACGTGAAACATATCCATCTGCCTCagttcatttaattattttctttcctttccctttccttttccaTGACATAAGCAACACAATGCTCATAAATACGTTGTTTACATTTCCCACAAATTTTCACGGCAACCAAACATTTGAGTCAGAAAAAAAAGCATGGTAAAATGACAACAGTTTTAGCCACAAACCTCAAAGAAAGCCAAAAGGTTTCAAGGCATTACCTTGAAGATAGAAGAGGGTCACCGAAACCCTAGACCGGAGTTCTTCATCCGGTTGAAGCAAACGAAAATAGGGTGCTTGTTTCTTGGGGAGAGAAATCAAAGTGATAAGGTGAGAAATCgtagagagagagtgaaagagcGTAGCGAGGGAAAGTGAGAGAgagcttttgcttttgcttttgcagGGTGGGATCTGATGAATATGTGAGAGATATACACAGaagctcctctctctctctctctctttatttctcttttttgactgtctctgtgtgtgtgagagatagagatagagatagagagacTGTTGCTGTACAGTACAGTAGCGGTAGGGTGCGTGGGGCCCTGATCAAGCGTGCGTACGACTACGGTCGGACCAGCCTCGCACGTGGGAACAACGTTGTTTGTTTCTCCCTCCCCACCTGAGGTGGTGGTGTGGGGGTGAGGGGCTTTTTCACCGTGCCATTGGATTCCCCCATGTGGCCCTGTTGGTGGGGGTGTAGGTCACTTACCTTATTAACATGGGCCTGTTGGCATTTTTACCCTTCCACTTTCACTTTTGGCATGTNNNNNNNNNNNNNNNNNNNNNNNNNNNNNNNNNNNNNNNNNNNNNNNNNNNNNNNNNNNNNNNNNNNNNNNNNNNNNNNNNN
Above is a genomic segment from Corylus avellana chromosome ca9, CavTom2PMs-1.0 containing:
- the LOC132191424 gene encoding FT-interacting protein 3, whose protein sequence is MQRPPPEDFLLKETNPHLGGGKVSGDKHTSTYDLVEQMQYLYVRVVKAKELPAKDVTGSCDPYVEVKLGNYKGTTRHFEKKTNPEWNQVFAFSRDRIQSSVLDVFVKDKDLVKDDFIGRVWFDMNEIPKRVPPDSPLAPQWYRLEDKKGDKVRGELMLAVWMGTQADEAFPEAWNSDAAGVSGTDGLANIRSKVYLSPKLWYLRVNVIEAQDLQPGNQGRFPEVFVKAVLGNQALRTRISPSRTINPMWNEDLMFVAAEPFEEPLVLSVEDRVAPNKDEVLGKCAILLQHVDRRLDHRPVNSKWFHLEKHFIVDGDQKKKESKFSSRIHMRICLEGGYHVLDESTHYSSDLRPTAKQLWKTSIGVLELGILNAQGLMPMKTKDGHGTTDSYCVAKYGQKWVRTRTIIDSFTPKWNEQYTWEVYDPCTVITIGVFDNCHLHGGDKAVAAKDLRIGKVRIRLSTLETDRVYTHSYPLLVLLPNGMKKMGEIHLAVRFTCSSLLNMMHMYSHPLLPKMHYIYPLTVTQLDSLRHQATQIVSMRLSRAEPPLRKEVVEYMLDVGSHMWSMRRSKANFFRIMGVLSGLIAVGKWFDQICNWKNPITTVLIHILFIILVMYPELILPTIFLYLFLIGVWYYRWRPRHPPHMDTRLSHADNAHPDELDEEFDTFPTSRPSDIVRMRYDRLRSIAGRIQTVVGDLATQGERLQSLLSWRDPRATALFVIFCLVAAIVLYVTPFQVVALLTGFYMLRHPRFRHKLPSVPLNFFRRLPARTDCML